From Penaeus monodon isolate SGIC_2016 chromosome 6, NSTDA_Pmon_1, whole genome shotgun sequence, the proteins below share one genomic window:
- the LOC119574656 gene encoding sodium-coupled monocarboxylate transporter 1-like, with translation MGLGIVDILLLTVSVLVSAVIGLYQGYVGRRATPECYLMGSRKMKPLPLAMSMMVGTVSAITIMGNAGEMYAYGTQLWIMDLGIMLALVIIAKVMIPIIHPMEVVSLYEYIEKRFNAKWLRQATVVLQLVGGYFFMGFLLYPPSIALQAFTGLDILLNIFIMGATCTFYSAIGGVKAVVYTDVFQALVMLAGVLAIVIIGSLNVGGLDTVWDIAYHHNRTELFNFDLDPYQRHSFWLCLVMGFFFALGSYGVNQSQTQRFFSTRTVQEGQRVLYYAAGGMILLRGLIHLSGLAIYAHFYECDPLAAPGAGEPAYVVILYVLTVLTRVPGLAGIFVAAIYAAVLSSVSTQLNSMTALLWADFLKPHPFFASWSDVKAGALQKVLVLLSGVVAIVLGLVVSMLGRSFLRALFAINGALSGPLIGLFVVALCLPWVNLKGASAGFLISIVLSVWLAFGQLLTQTKEPYLPMSQEGCPATNTTDDSITTQTEAETDVHVIYGLSYCLNSFLGVVICILVAFIVTLFTGTNSLEDVDKRYVNGTAWRLFEKWTLIQGRESLIKKLLRRSASASAENKENKKVEEKEIELGDAEEKEILPSNRDLAEVKADGDAAGRGAV, from the exons ATGGGTCTCGGGATCGTGGACATTCTGTTGCTGACGGTATCTGTGTTGGTGAGCGCGGTCATCGGACTGTACCAGGGTTATGTGGGGCGCCGCGCCACGCCCGAGTGCTACCTCATGGGCTCGAGGAAGATGAAGCCCCTGCCGCTGGCCATGAGCATGATGGTAGGCACAGTGTCGGCTATCACCATCATGGGCAACGCGGGCGAGATGTACGCGTATGGCACCCAGCTGTGGATCATGGACCTGGGCATCATGCTGGCGCTGGTCATCATCGCCAAGGTCATGATCCCCATCATCCACCCCATGGAAGTCGTCTCGCTGTATGAG TATATTGAGAAGCGGTTCAACGCGAAGTGGCTGCGGCAGGCCACcgtggtgctgcagctggtgggCGGCTACTTCTTCATGGGCTTCCTGCTGTACCCGCCTTCCATCGCCTTACAAGCCTTCACGGGGCTCGATATCCTCCTCAACATCTTCATCATGGGCGCCACCTGCACTTTCTACTCTGccatt GGTGGCGTGAAGGCGGTAGTGTACACAGATGTGTTCCAGGCACTAGTCATGCTGGCGGGTGTTTTAGCCATCGTCATTATTGGCTCTCTCAACGTCGGCGGCCTCGACACGGTGTGGGACATCGCCTACCACCATAACAGGACGGAGCTCTTTAA CTTTGACTTAGACCCATATCAGCGACACAGCTTCTGGCTCTGCCTCGTAATGGGCTTCTTCTTCGCTCTGGGATCCTATGGCGTCAACCAGAGTCAGACTCAGCGCTTCTTCAGCACCAGGACCGTCCAGGAAGGCCAGAG GGTGCTTTATTACGCTGCGGGTGGAATGATATTGCTGAGAGGGCTGATCCACCTCTCGGGACTGGCCATCTACGCCCACTTCTACGAGTGCGATCCCCTGGCGGCCCCTGGGGCTGGCGAACCTGCTTACGTGGTCATCCTCTATGTGCTGACGGTACTGACAAGAGTCCCTGGTCTCGCCGGCATCTTCGTAGCGGCCATTTATGCTGCTGTTCTTAG TTCTGTCTCAACGCAGCTCAACTCCATGACAGCTTTACTGTGGGCAGACTTTCTCAAACCTCATCCTTTCTTTGCTTCCTGGAGTGATGTCAAGGCTGGAGCGTTACAGAAGGTTTTAG TCTTGCTCTCTGGGGTCGTGGCCATCGTGCTGGGTCTAGTGGTGTCCATGCTGGGCAGGTCCTTCCTGAGGGCGCTCTTCGCGATCAACGGCGCTCTCTCAGGTCCTCTCATCGGCCTTTTCGTCGTCGCCCTCTGCCTGCCGTGGGTTAATCTGAAG GGTGCTTCGGCTGGTTTCCTCATTTCCATCGTCCTGAGCGTATGGTTAGCTTTTGGTCAGCTGTTGACTCAGACCAAAGAACCTTACCTGCCCATGTCCCAGGAAGGCTGCCCTGCCACCAACACCACCGATGACAGCATTACTACACAAACGGAGGCAGA gACTGATGTCCACGTTATCTACGGCTTGTCTTACTGCCTCAATTCTTTCCTTGGGGTAGTTATCTGCATTCTAGTGGCCTTCATCGTCACTCTGTTCACGG GCACCAACTCCCTGGAAGACGTAGACAAGAGGTACGTGAACGGAACAGCGTGGCGGCTCTTCGAGAAATGGACCCTCATCCAGGGCAGAGAATCCCTCATCAAGAAGCTCCTCCGACGCTCAGCCTCTGCTTCCGCGGAgaacaaggaaaacaagaaagtggaagagaaggagatcgaATTGGGAGACGCTGAGGAAAAGGAGATTTTGCCAAGTAACCGAGATCTGGCAGAGGTGAAGGCGGATGGCGATGCGGCGGGTCGTGGGGCCGTTTGA